The window AAGGCTGCCGGGATCGCCAATAGCAGCGAAATCAGCGTGGCGCCGCAGGCCACCAGCAGGCTGTTGAACAGCGCATGCAGGAACAGCGCGCCGGGTTGGCCGGGCTGCAGCGACAGCAGGCCGGCGTAGCGTGAGAAATCCCAGCGGCGCGGCAGCCATTCCAGCGGCACCCGGGCCAGATCGGCGGATGAGCTGACGCTCATCAGAAACAGCCACAGCATCGGCGCCAGAATCGAGGTCGCCAGCAGCAGCGCGGCGCCGTAGCGCAACAGCAAACGCATTTTACGCTTCATCATTCAGGCTCCTTCTGCGCTGGCGAAACAGCATCAGCAGGTACAGGGCAATCAACAGGCCGCACAGCAGAGTCATCAGCACCGCATAGGCGGCGCCGCTGCCGGCGCGCAGGTAGCTGAACGATTCCTGGTAAACGAAGAAACTGAGGGTTTTGGTGCTGTCCATCGGGCCACCGCGCGTCATCACATAAATGATGTCGAATACCTTGAAGGCGTCGATGGTGCGCAACACCAGCGCCACCGCCAGCGGCGCCAGAATGGCGGGCAGGGTGATGGCGCGGAACCGCCGCCAGGCCGAGGCGCCGTCCAGCCGCGCCGCCTCGTACAGATCGTCCGGGATCGACTGCAGCGCCGCCAGCGTCAGCAGAGCGATCAGCGGATAGTTCTTCCAGATGTCCGCCAGCATTACCGCGTTCAGCGCCGAGGACGGATCGCCGAGCCAGCTGCGATACTGGCCGATCAGCCCCAGTTGGGTCAGCAGGGCGTTGATGCTGCCGTAGTCCGGGTTGAAGTTCAGCCGCCACATCGTCGCGTTGACGATGGTTGGCAGCGCCCAGGGCAAAATCACCAGCACCCGCAGCAGGTTGCGGCCGTGAAACTGTTGGTTGAGCAGCAGTGCCACCAGCACGCCGATGACGCCCTCGAACGCCACCGACACCAGGGTGAAATACAGCGTGCGCCACAGTGCGGCGCGAAAGTCCGGGTCGGTCAGGGCATACAGGTAGTTGTCCGCGCCGATCCAGCCGGGGGTTGCGCCGTCGCCGACCAGCGCGGCGTCGGTAAAGCTCAGCCACAGGGTGCGGCACAGCGGCCAGGCGGTCAGCAGCAGCATCATCAGCAGCATGGGCGCCAACAGCACCCATGCCTGACGCCGCTCACGTTGAGGCAGTGTGAGCATGATTACCCCTTAACGCAGCCGCGCGGCGCTTTTGCTGGCCGCGTCCAGCCCTTCCTGCGGCGTGACCTTGCCCTGCAGGATCTGCTGCAGGTCCTGCTGCAACCCGTTGGACAACCTTGAATAATCGGCGGTTTCAGGGCGTGACAGCATCACGTTTAGCGCCTGTTTGGCGGCGGCGATCAGCGGCTCCTGGCCTTTTTGCACCGCGGGATCGTCATAGGAAGATTTCCAGATAGGCAGGCTCAGCCTGGCATATTTGTCCTGCACCGGCTGCGAGGTCATGTAGCTGATGTATTGCCAGGCCTGATCGGGATGCGCGCTGGCTTTGGCGATGCCGAGGCCCATCGAGCCGTTCACCGCCGCGACCTGGCCATCGACCGATCCCGGCGCCGGAACGATGCCGACGTCGCCGGCCACTTTGCTCTGTTTCGGATCGTTGGCCATGTTGTACATGTAGGTCCAGTTGAGCGCGAAGGCGGCATCGCCGTTGGAGAAGACCTTGCGCACGTCTTCTTCCAAATATTCACGCGAGTTCGGGTTGCTCAACCCCTTGTCCAGCGAGTCTTTCATGTAGTTGACCGCCTGCAGCGAGCCGGGGGAGGAGAAGCTGATTTTCCCCTGCTGAACGAACTGGCCCTTGAAGGCCGACACCAGCGTGGTGTAGTCGCAAATCAGCGCTTCGGCCTGCGACCAGCTCCATACCAGCGGGTACTTGACCTGATTTTTCTGCTTGATGATTTCCGCCTGCTGCGCCAGCTCCTGCCAGGTTTTCGGCGGGGCGCTGATGCCGGCCTTGGCCAACATCGCTTTGTTGTAATACAGGTACTTGGTATCGAGGATCCATGGCATGCCCCAGCGTTTGTCCTTATAGGTGACGGTGGTCATGGCGCCGTCGAAGATCTTGCCGCTGTCGGCGGCGCTGATGCGCGAGGTGACGTCCTGCAGCAGGCCGAACCTGGTGAACTCGGCCGGCCAGATGGCGTCGAACAGCACCACGTCGTAGCCGTTGCTGCCGGCGCCGCGCGCCGCGACGATTTTATCGTGCAGCGCTTCGTAGGGGACGAACTCCAGATTGACGGTGATATCCGGGTGCTGTTTGGTGAAGTCCGCGGTCATGGCGCGGATGTCGTTTTCGCTGTAGGCCGCCTGAGTCATGAACAGCGCGTTGATCTGCGTTGGGGCGGCGATGGCGCAGGACGCGCCGAACGCCAGGGCGGACAGGGTACAGACGGCCGTAGCGGCGAGGGTATGGCTTTTCATTTGTGCGTTCTCCGGTGTTAAAAAGCGTTGAACCGCAGCCATTGGGCAAGCGAGGCGTCGGTTACTTAAATCAATTTGATTGCTTTAAAGGAGGGCACCATACTGCTAAGACGATTTCCCTTTCTGCATAGGCAGTTATGACGACATCCGGCACTAACCTTGAACATGCTCGCGCACATAACCGGCGCGTAGTGATAGAGGCTATTCGTCTGCACGGCGAGCTGACCCGTGCCGAAATCGCCCGGCTGACGTCGCTGACGCCGCAAACCGTGTCAAACATCGCGACGGAGCTGGAGCAGGCCGGCATTCTCTCCTCGCACCTGCCGCGCCGCGCCGGCGGAAGGGGCCAACCGGCGACGCCGTTGACCCTGAACCCGGACAGCGCATACTCCATCGGCATCCATCTGGATCACCAATCGCTGCTGATTATCCTGGTCGATGTTTCAGGCAGCGTGCGCTTCCACCGGCTGATTATGGTGCAAAAGCCGCAGCCTGCCGCCACCTTGAAACTGATTTGTGATGTACTGCAAGAAATGCGCCAGCAGCCGGATCTGGCCTGGGGGAAAATGCTCGGCATCGGCGTGGTGATGCCGGGGCCGTTTGGCGTGGAAGGCATTTCCTCGGTGGGGCCGACCACGCTCAACGGCTGGGAAAATATCGACGTAGTAGCCGAGCTGGCGGCGCAGAGCGGGCTGCCGGTAACGCTGGAGAACGACGCCACCGTCGCCGCCATCGGCGAGCGTTTGCACGGGGTGGCCAAGCGGCTCAATTCATTTATTTATCTGTACCTCGGCACCGGGCTGGGGGCGGGGATCTTCACCGATGGGCGGATTTACACCGGCCATGCGCACAATGCTGGTGAAGTCGGCCACATGATTGTGCAACCGGGCGGCAAAGACTGCTACTGCGGCAACCGGGGCTGCCTGGAACGTTACGTCTCGCTGCAGGCGGCCTACGAGAGCTGCGGGCTGGATCCGATGCGCGCCATGCCGCAAGATCTGCTGGCGTTGCCGCAGGAAAAGCTCGACGCCTGGCTGGATTCGGCGGTGCCGGCGCTGCGGCAGGCGATCAACATCATCGAATGCATGTTCGACGCCGAGGCGGTGATTATCGGCGGCCTGATGCCGGAAAGCGTCGTCGGGCAGCTGATCAAGCGGCTGGCGCCGCTGCACCGTTCGGTGCGCAGCAAATACCTCGACGGCCTGCGGGTGCGGCTGGGCACCACCGGCGCGGACACCGCGGCGCTAGGGGCGGCGGCGTTGCCGCTGTTCGACGAATTTAACCCGCGCTACGAAGTGTTATTGAAATAACCGCTTTCTTTTCCGCTCGGGCTATTCCTGCCCACTATTGGTGCAACCCGTCATTAACCGAATATAAGCAAACGGTTGCCCTGAAATAGCAACCGTTTGCTTGCTTTGGTATTATTTCTTTCGCCGGCTAATATTTAATGACTAATTAATATGCCTTTGTTTTAAATAAAAATTTTCCAATTTAAAACCAACTGGCACGCCGCTTGCTATTCTTAAATCAACACCTGCGATCGTTAAAAGGCCGTCATAATTTCGTCGGGCTGAGCTCACTCAGCCGGATGCCCTGTGGTGGTCGGTAAAAAAGGAATGGCAAATGAGCATGCAATTCACCACGGCTATCCGTGGCAACTTTTTCGATATCGCCGCCTGCGTGGAGGAACCGCAGCAGCTGGACGCGCAGCTGCGGCATATTCCCGACGGCCTGCTGCTGTTGAACGGCGGCGCCATCGTCTGGTTCGGCAGTTGGCGGCAGGGCGCGGCGCTGCTGCCGCCGGGCTTTGCGGTGACCGACTATCGCGACAAGCTGATCGTGCCGGGGTTTATCGACAGCCATATTCATTACCCGCAAACCGAAATGATTGGCGCTTATGGCGACCAACTGCTGGGATGGCTGGAAAACTACACCTTCCCGGCGGAAAGCCGCTTTGCCTGTGAAAAACACGCCGGTGAAATGTCGGCCTTCTTTCTGCAGCAGCTGTTGAGCAACGGCACCACCACCGCGCTGGTGTTCGGCACCGTGCATCCGCAGTCGGTGGATGCGCTGTTCAGCCAGGCGGCGGCGCTGAACATGCGCCTGATCGCCGGCAAGGTGATGATGGATCGCCATGCGCCGCCGGCACTGCTGGAAACGCCCGAACAAAGCTACCGCCAGACGCGTGAGCTGATTGAGCGCTGGCACGGCAGGCAGCGCCTGAGCTACGCCATCACCCCGCGCTTCGCGCCGACCAGCACGCCGGCATTGCTGGCGCAGGTGCGGCGGCTGCGGGAAGAATTCCCGGACGCCTATCTGCATACCCACCTGAGCGAGAATCCGGATGAAATCGCCTGGGTGAAAGCATTGTTTCCGGAAAGCCGCAGCTATCTGGACGTTTACCACCGCTACGGCCTGACCGGCGGCAAAAGCGTGTTCGCCCACTGCCTGCATCTGGATGAACAGGAGTGGGACTGCCTGTGCCAAACTCAGTCGTCCATCGCTTTCTGCCCCACCTCCAACCTGTTCCTCGGCAGCGGACTGTTCAACCTGCAAAAGGCCTGGCGGAAGCGGGTGAAGCTGGGCATCGGCACCGACGTGGGCGCAGGCACCACCTTCAACATGCTGCAGACGCTGGGCGAGGCCTACAAAGTGGGGCAGCTGCAACGTTACAAGCTCTCCGCCGGCGAGGCGTTTTACCACGCCACCCTGGGCGGCGCGCGGGCGCTGGCGCTGGACGACAAGATCGGCAATTTCAACCCCGGCAAAGAGGCGGATTTCGTGGTGCTGGATCCGGCGGTAACGGCGCTGCAAAAGCTGCGGCATGAAAACAGCCCCAAGCTGGCGGACCAGCTGTTCGTGCTGATGACGCTGGGGGACGACCGCAATATTTACCGCACCTACGTCGACGGCAAGGTGGTGTATCAGGCGCCTGCGCGCCAGGAGGCGGCATGATCCGGTTTCTGCTCAATAACAGATTGCAAAGCGAGGCGGCGCTCGACCCGAACACCACGGTGCTCAACTACCTGCGCCGTGATCTGGGGCGTTGCGGCACCAAAGAAGGCTGCGCCTCCGGCGACTGCGGCGCCTGCACCGTGGTGCTGGCGGAGCCGCATGACGGCCGGTTGCGCTACCGCAGCGTCAACGCCTGCCTGACGCTGGTCAGCGCGCTGCATGGCAAGCAGCTGATCACCGTGGAGGATTTGAAGCAAAACGGCCGGCTGCACAGCGTGCAGCAGGCGATGGTGGACTGCCATGGTTCGCAGTGCGGATTCTGTACGCCGGGCTTCGTGATGTCGATGTTCTGCCTGCAAAAAAACAGCGTCGATTACCGGCGCGAATCGGCGCAGCAGGCGCTGGCCGGCAACCTGTGCCGCTGTACCGGCTATCGCCCGATTATGGCGGCGGCGCAACAGGCCTGTGAACGGCAAGCCCCGGATGGCTTCGATCTTGAACAACACCAGACGCTGCAGCAACTGCAGGCTATCGAACCCGCCAGATCGCAGGAGGCGGCGGGCAAGCGCTGCCTGATGCCGCAGACCCTCGACGAACTGGCGGCGCTGTATTGGCAACATCCTCAGGCCAAACTGCTGGCGGGCGGCACCGATTTGGCGCTGGAAATCACCCAGCGTCATCAGGATCTGCCGCTGTTGATCGCGCTCGGCCAGGTGGCCGAGCTGAAGCGGACGCAGCGCGAGGGCGGCAGGCTGGTGATCGGCGCCGGGGCGACGCTGAGCGATCTGCACCCGCTGCTGGCAGGGTACCACCCGGCCTTTGGCGAGCTGCTGGCGCGCTTCGCCTCGCAGCAGATCCGCAATCAGGGCACGCTGGGCGGCAATATCGCCAACGCTTCGCCGATCGGCGACGGCGCGCCGTTGCTGCTGGCGCTGGATGCGCAGCTGACGCTGCGCTGCGGCGAGCAACGGCGCATGCTGCCGCTGCACCAGTTTTTCCTCGGCTATCGGCAAACCGCGCTGCAGCCCGGCGAATTGATCGAAAGCCTCTCGCTGCCGGCCGACGCGCCGGCGGATTTGCGCGCCTGGAAGGTGTCCAAACGGCTGGAGGATGACATCTCTGCGGTGTGCGGCGCATTCAATCTGACCATCGAACAAGGCGTGGTGCGCGAGGCGCGGGTGGCGTTCGGCGGCATGGCCGCCATACCGCAGCGCGCGCTGCGCTGTGAACGGCGCCTGGTGGGGCAGCCGTGGCGCAGGGCCACGGTGGAACTGGCGGCGCAGGCGTTGGCGCAGGACTTCACCCCGTTGAGCGACTTCCGCGCCAGCAGCGCTTACCGGCTATTGGTGGCGCAAAACCTGCTGCGCCGCTATTTCATCGCGCTGACCGAGCCGCAGACGGCAATCGAGGTGACCGCCCATGAGCCACGCTAAACGCATCGCGTACAGCCAGCAGCAGCTGGCCGAGTTTTTTCGCCAGGGCTTGAGCAGCGGCGTTGGCCGCAGCCGCAAGCATGAAAGCGCCGACAAACACGTCAGCGGCGAGGCGCACTACATTGACGATCGGCTGGAGTTCCCCAATCAACTGCATCTGGCGGCGAAGCTGAGCGAGCGGGCGCATGCGCGCATCACGCGTCTGGATGTTTCCGCCTGTGGGGATTTCCCCGGCGTGGCGCGGGTCATTACCTGGCGAGACGTACCGGGCGAGCTGGACATCGCGCCGCTGACCCAGGGCGACCCGCTGCTGGCGAAAGACGAGGTGGAGTACCTCGGCCAGGTGATTGCGGTAGTGGCGGCCGAGGATCCGGAAATCGCCTGGCGCGCCGCACAGGCGATCCGGGTGGAGTATCAGGATCTGCCGGCGCAGCTGGACGTCACCCGGTCATTGCGCGAAGGCTATCTGGTGCAGGAGGCGCACCGCCATCAGCGCGGCGACGCCGATGCCGCGCTGGCGCAGGCGAAACACCGCCTGCAGGGCGAGCTGCACGTCGGGGGCCAGGAGCACTTCTATCTGGAGACCCAAATCGCCTCGGTGCTGCCGACCGAGGACGGCGGCATGCTGGTCTATTCCTCCACCCAGAACCCAACCGAAATCCAGAAGCTGGTGGCCTCGGTGCTCAACCTGCCGATGCACCGGGTGACCGTCGACATGCGCCGCATGGGCGGCGGCTTTGGCGGCAAGGAGACCCAGGCCGCCGGCCCGGCCTGCCTCTGCGCCGTCGTCGCGCATCTCACCGGGCGGCCGGTCAAGATGCGCCTCAACCGGCGCGACGATATGCTGATCACCGGCAAACGCCACCCGTTTTATATTCGCTACGACGTCGGCTTTGACGACGAGGGCCTGCTGAACGGGGTGAAAATCGACCTGGCGGGCAACTGCGGTTATTCGCTCGATCTCTCGGGATCGATCGTCGATCGCGCGATGTTTCATGCCGATAACGCCTATTTTCTGCAGGACGTGCTGATTGTCGGCCACCGCTGCAAAACCCACATCGCCTCCAATACCGCCTACCGCGGCTTCGGCGGGCCGCAGGGCATGATGGCCATCGAAGAAATCATGGACGGCATCGCCCGCTATCTGGCGCGCGATCCGCTGGCGGTGCGTAAAATCAATTACTACGGCAAAGATCGGCGCAACGTCACCCATTACCATCAGCCGGTGGAGCAAAATCTGTTGCAGGAGATCACCGCCGAGCTGGAGTTGAGCGCCGACTATCAGGCGCGCCGCACCGCGATCCGCGATTTCAACGCGCAGAACCCGATCCTGAAGAAAGGGCTGGCGCTGACGCCGGTCAAATTCGGCATTTCCTTTACCGCCAGCTTCCTGAACCAGGCCGGCGCGCTGGTGCTGGTATACACCGACGGCAGCATCCAGCTCAACCACGGCGGCACCGAGATGGGCCAGGGGCTGAACACCAAGGTGGCGCAGATTGTCGCCGAGGTGTTTCAGGTGGATATCGAGCGCATTCAGATCACCGCCACCGACACCGGCAAAGTGCCCAACACTTCGCCGACCGCCGCCTCGTCCGGCACCGATCTGAACGGCAAGGCGGCGGAGAACGCCGCGCAGAAAATAAAACGGCGGCTGGTCGACATGCTGGCCAAACAGCATGCCGTCAGCGCCGACCAGGTGGCGTTCAGCAATGGTCAGGTGCGGGTCGGCGAGCGCTACTTCAGCTTTGAACAGGTGGTCGAGCAGGCTTATTTCAATCAGGTTTCGCTGGCCAGCACCGGTTACTACCGAACGCCGAAAATTTTCTACGATCGCGACAAAGCCTGCGGCCATCCGTTTTACTACTTCGCCTATGGTGCGGCCTGCGCGGAGGTGGTGATCGACACCCTGACCGGGGAATACCGGCTGCTGCGCGCCGACATCCTGCACGACGTAGGCGACTCGCTGAACCCGGCGCTCGATATCGGCCAGGTGGAGGGCGGGTTTGTGCAGGGCATGGGGTGGCTGACCAGCGAAGAGCTGGTGTGGGACGAGACCGGCAAACTGCTGACCAACGGCCCGGCCAGCTACAAAATCCCGGCGATTGGCGACGTGCCGGCCGATTTGCGCGTCCGGCTGCTGGAAAACCGCCAAAACCCGGAGGACACGGTGTTTCATTCCAAAGCGGTGGGCGAACCGCCGTTTATGCTGGGCATCTCGGTGTGGTGCGCCATCAAGGACGCGGTGGCCAGCCTGGCGGACTATCGCCTGCAGCCCGTCATCGACGCGCCGGCCACGCCGGAGCGGGTGCTGTGGGGCGTGCAGCAGATGCTGACCTCGGTGCGGGAGAACGGCGATGGATGAGTGGATTGAGGCATTGGCCGCGCTGCGGCGGCGCGGCGAACCCTGCGTGCTGGTCACGCTGGTGGATGAGCTGGGCTCTACGCCGCGCAACCGGGGCAGCAAAATGCTGGTGACCGCTGAACAGGCGTTCGACACCATCGGCGGCGGCCAGCTGGAGTTTCAGGCGCTGGCGATCGCGCGTGAGATGCTGCAGCAGGGCGCCAGCGGCCTGCGGCTGGAGCGCTTTCCGCTGGCGGCGCGGCTCGGCCAGTGCTGCGGCGGCGCCACCAGCGTGCTGTTCGAACCGCTGATCGCGCCGCGCCCGCAGATTGCGCTGTTCGGCGCCGGGCACGTCGGGCGCGCGCTGGTGAACATTCTCGCCACGTTGCCGTGCCGGGTGCGCTGGATAGACGGCCGGGCGGAGCAATTCCCTGCGCAAATCCCGGCAGGGGTGAGCCGTATCCTCAGCGAAGATCCGCTGGACGAGGTCGACGCCATGCCGGCGGGCGGTTACTTCATCGTGATGACCCACGATCACGCGCTGGATCTGGCGCTGGCCGAACGCATCCTGCGGCGCGGCGACGCCGGTTATTTCGGCCTGATCGGCTCGTTGGCCAAGCGTAAACGCTTCGAATATAAGCTTGGCCAGCGGGGCCTGGGCGAAGCGGCTATCGCCGCCATGCGCTGCCCGCTGGGGTTGGCGGACGTCAAAGGCAAGCTGCCGGCGGAAATCGCGGTGGCGGTGGCCGGAGAGATTGTGGCCTGCTATGGGCATAAATCGAGGCCTGGCTCGGATGTTTAACTTCTAATCACTTGTTTTTGCTCAAACTGATAACTGCGCCTAAGCTAGGATGTGACTCAAAGGGCGCCATGGCTCCCGTGAGACCTTATTCTGTGAACATGGAGGAGTTTCGATTTGATGCGTTTATCCACATTGATGCTGGCGATCGGCATGGCGCTGGGCGCGCAGGCCCAGGCGGCGGAAAGCCACCCGCATGCCGACCACAGCGCTCTGCCCAGCGGCCAGGCGAAGGAGGCAACCGTGACCGGTGAAGCCAATCAGCATGAGAATAAAAAGAACGCCAATCCGTTCTTCTATCAAAGCCGTCTGCCGTTCCAGGCGCCGCCGTTCAACCTGATCAAAGAAAGCGACTATGCGCCGGCCATCGAGGCGGGCATCAGGCAGAAGCGGGAAGAAGTAGAGAAAATCGCCAATAACCCGGCCAAGCCCAACTTCAAGAATACCTTCGTGGCGCTGGAGCAGGCCGGTTCGCTGCTGACGCGGGTGATGAACGTGTTTGGTGCCATGACCTCGGCCAACACCAGCGACGCGCTGCAAAAGCTGGATGAAGAAACCTCGCCGAAGCTGGCGGCGCTGAACGACGATATCATGCTGAACGGCAAGCTGTTCGCGCGCATCAAGGCCATCTATCAGGATCGCGATGCGCTGAAGCTGGATGCGGAATCGCGCCGGCTGGTGGAAGTGACCTACAAGAACTTCGAACTGGCCGGCGCCAACCTGTCGGACGCCGACAAGGCCAAGCTGAAGGCGCTGAACCAGGAAGCGGCGACGCTGAGCACCCAGTTCACCAACAAACTGCTGGCGGCGAGCAAGAACGGCGCGCTGGCGGTCACCGACAAAGCGAAGCTCGACGGGCTGTCCGAGGGCGAACTGGCCGCGGCGGCGCAGGCCGCCGGCGAACGCAAGCTGGACAAGCAGTGGCTGCTGGTATTGCAGAACACCACCCAGCAGCCGAACCTGCAGAGCCTGAAAGATCGCGATACCCGCAAGGCGCTGTTTGACGCTTCCTGGTCGCGGGCGGAAAAGGGCGACGGCAACGACACCCGCCAGACTATCTCTCGCCTGGCCAAGGTACGCGCCGAGCAGGCCAGGCTGCTGGGCTTCCCGAACTACGCGGCCTGGAAGCTGCAAAACCAAATGGCCAAAACCCCGGATGCGGCGCTGAGCTTTATGCGCAACATCGTGCCGGCGGCCACCGCGCGCGCCGGGCGTGAAGCCAAAGACATTCAGGCGGTGATCGACCAGCAAAAAGGCGGCTTCAAGGTAGAGGCCTGGGACTGGCAGTTCTACGCCGAGCAGGTGCGCAAGGCCAAGTACGATCTGGATGAGTCGCAGATCAAGCCTTATTTCGAGCTGGATAACGTGCTGAACAACGGCGTGTTCTACGCCGCCAACCTGCTGTACGGCGTCAGCTTCAAGGAGCGCAAGGACATTCCGGTCTATCAGCCGGACGTCAAGGTGTATGAAGTGTTCGATAAAGACGGCAAATCGTTGGCGCTGTTCTATACCGACTACTTTAAGCGCGACAACAAGGGCGGCGGCGCCTGGATGAGCAACTTCGTCGATCAGTCGAAGCTCAACGGCACCAAACCGGTGATTTACAACGTCGCCAACTTCACCAAGCCGGCGCCGGGCCAGCCGGCGTTGCTGTCTTATGATGACGTGATCACCATGTTCCACGAGTTCGGCCATGCGCTGCACGGCATGTTCGCCGCTCAGGAATATCCGAGCCTGTCCGGCACCAACACCGCGCGCGACTTCGTCGAGTTCCCGTCGCAGTTCAACGAGCACTGGGCCAGCGATCCGAAAGTGTTCGCGCACTTTGCCAGGCATTACAAAACCGGCGAAGCGATGCCGCAGGAACTGGTCGACAAAATCAAGAAGGCCGACAAGTTCAACAAGGGCTATGACATGACCGAACTGCTGTCCGCCGCGTTGCTGGACATGCACTGGCACATGCTGACCGCCGACCAGCCG is drawn from Serratia entomophila and contains these coding sequences:
- a CDS encoding carbohydrate ABC transporter permease; translated protein: MLTLPQRERRQAWVLLAPMLLMMLLLTAWPLCRTLWLSFTDAALVGDGATPGWIGADNYLYALTDPDFRAALWRTLYFTLVSVAFEGVIGVLVALLLNQQFHGRNLLRVLVILPWALPTIVNATMWRLNFNPDYGSINALLTQLGLIGQYRSWLGDPSSALNAVMLADIWKNYPLIALLTLAALQSIPDDLYEAARLDGASAWRRFRAITLPAILAPLAVALVLRTIDAFKVFDIIYVMTRGGPMDSTKTLSFFVYQESFSYLRAGSGAAYAVLMTLLCGLLIALYLLMLFRQRRRSLNDEA
- a CDS encoding extracellular solute-binding protein; protein product: MKSHTLAATAVCTLSALAFGASCAIAAPTQINALFMTQAAYSENDIRAMTADFTKQHPDITVNLEFVPYEALHDKIVAARGAGSNGYDVVLFDAIWPAEFTRFGLLQDVTSRISAADSGKIFDGAMTTVTYKDKRWGMPWILDTKYLYYNKAMLAKAGISAPPKTWQELAQQAEIIKQKNQVKYPLVWSWSQAEALICDYTTLVSAFKGQFVQQGKISFSSPGSLQAVNYMKDSLDKGLSNPNSREYLEEDVRKVFSNGDAAFALNWTYMYNMANDPKQSKVAGDVGIVPAPGSVDGQVAAVNGSMGLGIAKASAHPDQAWQYISYMTSQPVQDKYARLSLPIWKSSYDDPAVQKGQEPLIAAAKQALNVMLSRPETADYSRLSNGLQQDLQQILQGKVTPQEGLDAASKSAARLR
- a CDS encoding ROK family transcriptional regulator, producing the protein MTTSGTNLEHARAHNRRVVIEAIRLHGELTRAEIARLTSLTPQTVSNIATELEQAGILSSHLPRRAGGRGQPATPLTLNPDSAYSIGIHLDHQSLLIILVDVSGSVRFHRLIMVQKPQPAATLKLICDVLQEMRQQPDLAWGKMLGIGVVMPGPFGVEGISSVGPTTLNGWENIDVVAELAAQSGLPVTLENDATVAAIGERLHGVAKRLNSFIYLYLGTGLGAGIFTDGRIYTGHAHNAGEVGHMIVQPGGKDCYCGNRGCLERYVSLQAAYESCGLDPMRAMPQDLLALPQEKLDAWLDSAVPALRQAINIIECMFDAEAVIIGGLMPESVVGQLIKRLAPLHRSVRSKYLDGLRVRLGTTGADTAALGAAALPLFDEFNPRYEVLLK
- the guaD gene encoding guanine deaminase; translation: MSMQFTTAIRGNFFDIAACVEEPQQLDAQLRHIPDGLLLLNGGAIVWFGSWRQGAALLPPGFAVTDYRDKLIVPGFIDSHIHYPQTEMIGAYGDQLLGWLENYTFPAESRFACEKHAGEMSAFFLQQLLSNGTTTALVFGTVHPQSVDALFSQAAALNMRLIAGKVMMDRHAPPALLETPEQSYRQTRELIERWHGRQRLSYAITPRFAPTSTPALLAQVRRLREEFPDAYLHTHLSENPDEIAWVKALFPESRSYLDVYHRYGLTGGKSVFAHCLHLDEQEWDCLCQTQSSIAFCPTSNLFLGSGLFNLQKAWRKRVKLGIGTDVGAGTTFNMLQTLGEAYKVGQLQRYKLSAGEAFYHATLGGARALALDDKIGNFNPGKEADFVVLDPAVTALQKLRHENSPKLADQLFVLMTLGDDRNIYRTYVDGKVVYQAPARQEAA
- the xdhA gene encoding xanthine dehydrogenase small subunit, producing MIRFLLNNRLQSEAALDPNTTVLNYLRRDLGRCGTKEGCASGDCGACTVVLAEPHDGRLRYRSVNACLTLVSALHGKQLITVEDLKQNGRLHSVQQAMVDCHGSQCGFCTPGFVMSMFCLQKNSVDYRRESAQQALAGNLCRCTGYRPIMAAAQQACERQAPDGFDLEQHQTLQQLQAIEPARSQEAAGKRCLMPQTLDELAALYWQHPQAKLLAGGTDLALEITQRHQDLPLLIALGQVAELKRTQREGGRLVIGAGATLSDLHPLLAGYHPAFGELLARFASQQIRNQGTLGGNIANASPIGDGAPLLLALDAQLTLRCGEQRRMLPLHQFFLGYRQTALQPGELIESLSLPADAPADLRAWKVSKRLEDDISAVCGAFNLTIEQGVVREARVAFGGMAAIPQRALRCERRLVGQPWRRATVELAAQALAQDFTPLSDFRASSAYRLLVAQNLLRRYFIALTEPQTAIEVTAHEPR
- the xdhB gene encoding xanthine dehydrogenase molybdopterin binding subunit; the encoded protein is MSHAKRIAYSQQQLAEFFRQGLSSGVGRSRKHESADKHVSGEAHYIDDRLEFPNQLHLAAKLSERAHARITRLDVSACGDFPGVARVITWRDVPGELDIAPLTQGDPLLAKDEVEYLGQVIAVVAAEDPEIAWRAAQAIRVEYQDLPAQLDVTRSLREGYLVQEAHRHQRGDADAALAQAKHRLQGELHVGGQEHFYLETQIASVLPTEDGGMLVYSSTQNPTEIQKLVASVLNLPMHRVTVDMRRMGGGFGGKETQAAGPACLCAVVAHLTGRPVKMRLNRRDDMLITGKRHPFYIRYDVGFDDEGLLNGVKIDLAGNCGYSLDLSGSIVDRAMFHADNAYFLQDVLIVGHRCKTHIASNTAYRGFGGPQGMMAIEEIMDGIARYLARDPLAVRKINYYGKDRRNVTHYHQPVEQNLLQEITAELELSADYQARRTAIRDFNAQNPILKKGLALTPVKFGISFTASFLNQAGALVLVYTDGSIQLNHGGTEMGQGLNTKVAQIVAEVFQVDIERIQITATDTGKVPNTSPTAASSGTDLNGKAAENAAQKIKRRLVDMLAKQHAVSADQVAFSNGQVRVGERYFSFEQVVEQAYFNQVSLASTGYYRTPKIFYDRDKACGHPFYYFAYGAACAEVVIDTLTGEYRLLRADILHDVGDSLNPALDIGQVEGGFVQGMGWLTSEELVWDETGKLLTNGPASYKIPAIGDVPADLRVRLLENRQNPEDTVFHSKAVGEPPFMLGISVWCAIKDAVASLADYRLQPVIDAPATPERVLWGVQQMLTSVRENGDG
- the xdhC gene encoding xanthine dehydrogenase accessory protein XdhC, producing MDEWIEALAALRRRGEPCVLVTLVDELGSTPRNRGSKMLVTAEQAFDTIGGGQLEFQALAIAREMLQQGASGLRLERFPLAARLGQCCGGATSVLFEPLIAPRPQIALFGAGHVGRALVNILATLPCRVRWIDGRAEQFPAQIPAGVSRILSEDPLDEVDAMPAGGYFIVMTHDHALDLALAERILRRGDAGYFGLIGSLAKRKRFEYKLGQRGLGEAAIAAMRCPLGLADVKGKLPAEIAVAVAGEIVACYGHKSRPGSDV